The sequence below is a genomic window from Bdellovibrio bacteriovorus.
AAAGAGGTCTTTAATCTGATCTATCGCCTGTGCAAAGTCGACACGACAGTTCTAGTGCGCGGAGAAAACGGGACAGGAAAAGAGCTTGTCGCAAAAGCCATTCACTTCAACTCCCCTCGCAAGTCCGGAAGTTTTGTGGCCATCAACTGTGGTGCGATTCCTGAAAGCTTGATGGAGAGTGAACTTTTTGGTCACGAAAAAGGCGCCTTCACCGGTGCGGTAGAAAGAAAAATTGGTAAGTTCCAAATGGCGAACAACGGAACTTTGTTCCTTGATGAAATCGGAGAGCTTCGCCCGGACATGCAGGTAAAACTTTTGCGTGTTCTGCAAGAGCGCAAATTCACTCCGGTCGGCGGGACTCGCGAGGTGAAGACCACGACTCGTATTATCGCGGCGACAAACCGAAATTTAGAAAAAATGATGGAAGAAGGCACATTCCGCGAAGACTTGTTCTATCGCTTGAATGTAATGCCTATTTTCCTGCCGCCTTTGCGTGAACGTATCGATGATATCGAAGCATTAACACAAAACTTTATTAAGAAGTTTTCAAAACAACACGGTCGCACTATCAACGGCGTAACGGACGAAGTTTTAACTTTGTTGAAGGCTTATCGTTGGCCTGGAAATATTCGTGAGCTTGAAAACGTGATTGAACGCGCTTTCATTGTAGAGAACTCTCACCAGATTACGGTGGATTCTTTGCCAGAATCTTTGAAACTAGCTCCGAAAGAAAGCCCTGATAAAACAGCGAGCGTTGGTTATTCGGGTCCTTTGGATTTTGATGCTTTCAAGGAAGAGATGGAAAAGGAATTTATCATGAGTGCCTTGAAAGCCAACAACGGCCGCATCAATCAAACAGTGGCGCAGGCAAATATTCCTAAGAATACGCTGCTGCGTAAGATTCGTAAGTACGGTATCAACGTCAAGGATTTTACGACCGAAGAATAAAACCTGCCGTGCGCAGAACGTCTTCGGCAGAAATGTTTTTCATACAGACATGGGTGCCGATAGGACAGACTTTATGCCCGTGTTTGCCGCAAGGCCGGCACGGCAAACCTTCCGTTTGTACGACATAACTTTCTGCAGACCAAGGGCGAAAACCAAATTCTAAAATCGTGGGACCAAATACCGCTATCAACGGTGTCTCACAAACGGCTGCGAGATGTGTCGATGCGCTGTCATTGCCGATCAATAAAGCCGCGCGAGCAATCAACTGAGCCGATTCAATGATCTTGGTTTTTCCAGCAAGAGATTGAGAACCCGGAATTGCTGCGGCTACTTTTTCAGCCAGCTCTTCTTCACCCGGCCCGCCCATCACATAGACTTTAAAACCTTTTTGTTGAAGGGCTTTTCCCGTGTTGATAAAGCCCTCTTCCGTCCAGCGTTTGGTCGCCCACACACTGCCAGGGAATATCAAAACGGCTTTACCTTCATCAAATCCTTGAAGGTCAAAACGCTGTTTCAGCGAAGAATAGACGTCCGTGAGTTCTAAAACCTGATGACGCAAACTCATCGACGCCCACTTTGGCGGTGCAGACAGCTTACCAAATTCTTGCGCCGTGAAAGGTTTCGCCTCTTTCGTGTAATCGGAAAGATCCTTCGCCAAATTGGCGTCTTCCGGTGCGAGAAGACTGAGCTGTCTCATCGCATCGGGAAGCTGTGCATTTTTCTGCGTGCGTTTTGAATAAATCAGAAAGTTCCAGGATTTTTGAAAGCTGATTTTGTGCTTGGCTTTGATCTTGGCGTTAAAGAACGCCGTTCTTAAGGATTCGTGTGGAGAAATCAAATTGTCGACCTCCACGTAACGAATATGCTCTACGATTTTGGCGTAGGAGTCCGCATTTCCTTTTTCGATTTCAAAAACTTGGTCTACGAGATGAGTTTTAAGAAAAAAATCGCCAAATCCCTTACGACAGACGAGTGCAAGCTTATGCTGGGGCCACTGCTCCCGGCACTTCTTCAGCAGCGGAATGGAGAGCAGAAGATCTCCAAGAAAGGCTGTTTGCACGACTAGATTTAAGGGCATTCACTATTTCCTCTAAAGACACTTGATCGTAGCACATAATGCTTTTTTCACAAGTCCTCTTCCAGCACGGGCTGCAAGGGCTTTTCGTCAGAATGTGAACTCCCCGATCGTAAAGGTCTATTTCATGAGCACAAGTCGGCCCGAACCATGCGATCACTTGCGCTTTTTGGGAGATGGCCATGTGCATTCCAAGGCTGTCTCCGGTAACCACGATATCGCAAGCGGCAACACTGACCAAGCCATCTCTAAGGCCCGACTCGGTAGCGGTGGAAATGACGTTTAAATCTTGCGCAATTTCTTGGTTTCGTTTCGTATCTTCAGGTCCACCTAAAAGAACCACTTCCGCTTCGGGAAATTCCTGATGAAGACGGCGGATCAGATCGCGGTGATATTCAACGGTGAGTTTCTTATACGAGATCACATTGCTGCAACCCGTGTTTAACCCGATAACGTAGCTTTTATTATTTTTCGCGAGGAACGCAGACCGTCGCTGCTGGCGAAGATTTTCTTCGTCCGTCGTCAAAGGCAGCCAGTAGTCATCTCTTTGATAAGGTCCCAGTTCCAGGGCCTCAATCATCAGCTGAGTTTCGGGTTTTTTATTTTCAAAGAATTTTTTGTGATTGTTAAGTCCTAGCTCCCACAATTCCGTCGCTGCTTCTGTCGCGGGAAGAATAGCCCCATTTCTAGTATCGACTTTGAATCCGAAAACCTGATCTACGGAGGTGCGCTTCAGTACGCCCGCGGCTTTTAAAGATTTATCAATCACGAAGGCGACTTCAAATTCCAGAGCGCCCAACTGCAAAAGATCGGCTTCACCAGTCGTCAGCACGCGATCAATAGCCGGATGATTTTTAAGCAAGTGATGAGCCGGAGCATCTGTCACCCAGGTGATCATCGAACTTGGGTACTTACGTTTCAGGGCCTTTAAAAGCGAAGTGCTGCGAACGACGGCGCCAAGAGCCCCCAAGTGAACGATCAGCAAAGATATTTGCGGAATGTCTTTCTTAGGACAACTGTGAGTACAGTCTGAGTTTTTTGCACAGGGCTTGTATCCCGAGAAATGTCGACAGTCAGTAATGGCCATAATTTATTGTATGATGAGTTTTCATATCGACTCGAGTCTGGATCCGCTTTCAAGACTTAAGTTCGGTAAGTTAAAAGCTGTTTTTATCCGATACGACTGTTGCATGAAGCTTGAAAAAGAAATGGTCCAGTTAAAACCTTTGCAGCTTTCCCCTTCCGGTGACGGCGGAACTCTGACAGTGCTTGAAACCCGTCAAAGTTACCGGCTGCATTCGCTGCACTATTCATATTTGGATGTTTTAAGAAACTCAGGCTCCATCGAGGGGATGATTCAATTCTTCCTGGGACAAGGATGGCTTGTCAGTTTTCGAGAGCTTTATTCATTGCTGCAATTTTTAGTGGAGGAAGGAATTCTGATGAATGCCTCCTTTAAAAATTACTTTTCAGGCCTTGCTCCAAAAGAGGTCCGTTTTCAATCGGCGTCTTTTGCTCCCGGCACAGCGACGTCCGTACGAGCCGAGGATCTCCCCTTCTTTCGATCTTTAGAACCGCAGCTGGCGCAGTTTCTTTTGCAAAAATCCGAACGTCTGCGAGTTCCTGCAAACACTCGCATCACACAAGCGGGACAGCACGATCGGGATCTGTACATTCTTTTAAAAGGCCATGCTTCGATTTATCGCGTGCTAGACGAGAAACGTCGGCAACTGGTGGCGACTTTAAGCAGTGGTTCCATCTTCGGTGAAAGAAGTTTTCTTTTAAATCAGCCTCGCACGGCTGATGTGATCACCACGATGGGCTGCGAAGTCCTGCGTGTTCGTCACTTACCAGAGTTTGATCAACTTATTAAGACCGATAAAGCACAAAGTCTACAGCATCGTTTCTGGGTACTGCAGGCTTTGGCCTCATCCCCTTTCTTTAAAGATCTGCCGAATGAAAGTTTGGACAGTTTGATTTTTTCCGGGACATTGAAACAGGCCCCAGCGCATCAGACCCTTTTCCAAGAGGGACAACCGGGAAATGCCTGTTATATTTTGGTCCAAGGAAATGTCGTTATCAGTCAGCGCGGAAAAAACATCAACGTTCTTGGGCAAGGTTCCTGCTTTGGCGAGATTTCTTTGTTGATGAGTGGCGGCCAACGAACGGCCACCGTGACGACGCAGCAGGATTCTGTTTTTTTGGAAATCGGCCAGCAGAATTTTTATCGTGTGCTTGCGCAAAATCTGTTCTTAGCGAAGGAAGTCGAAACTTTGGCACATCAGCGTTTGCAGAGTGATGCGCTGAGGAAGTAAAGATTTTGTGTAGGGCGATTCATAGATCCAGCAGATCTATTCCGAAAATTTTGATACATCTGCCTAACTTATTCATTTAATATGGGATGAGTCTGTGTTCCCGGTATTTCAACTCGAGGACTGTTATGAAATTAATTATTGGTGATAAAAATCTATCCACTTGGTCTTGGCGCGCTTGGCTGGCGCTTCACTCTTTCAACATTCCGTTTGTCGAGACTGTGGTGCTTTTAGATAAGCCTTCGACACAGAAGGAAATTTTGAAGTACTCCCCGTCAGGACGCATTCCTTGTTTGATCGATGGAGATTTAACGATCTGGGATTCGCTGGCAATTTTGGAATATCTGAATGAAAAATATCCTGAAAAGAGAATGTGGCCGCAAGAGCTGAAGTCTCGTGCTTGGGCACGATCGGTGGTCGCGGAAATGCACTCCGGTTTTGCCGAACTTCGTAAAGCGATGCCAGGCAATATCGCAAAAAGAATCATGAAAGATGCCACGGATATTTCTGCCGACATTCAGCGCATCGAACAAATCTGGAGTGAATGCCGAAGCGCTCATGCCGCAAGCGGACCCTATCTTTTTGGCGATTGGTCGATTGCGGATTGCTTTTATGCGCCGGTGGTATTCCGTTTTCAAAGTTACGGCGTGACGCTTTCGGGTACCGCTGAAGAATATCGTCAGATGATGTTGAAACATCCGTCGTTGATTGAGCTGGAACGTCAAGCGCTGGCAGAAGTGAAAGAGACCTAGCGGGGTGAGCATTTCACCAGCTGCGTTGGTATTTTAATCTACTGCCCCGATGGCAGTAAGCATCAGCGTTATGGAAATTCCACACGGCTCCTCTTCAAAATGCACTGAGAAATGTAAAACCTTAGAGGGTTCCAATCCAATCAAGAGCTATCTTTACTGATCGAGCGGCAATCAAGAGACCACTACGGTTTGTCCGAAGAATGGAGACGATCCGAGATCGATTGTGACTACCCGAATGGGTCGAACAGCTCCGAGTCAGCTACGGCTTGCCAGGATTGATTGAGACCACTTCGGAAACCAAGGTTCCGATTTTGATTTTGGATTCGAT
It includes:
- a CDS encoding glycosyltransferase family 9 protein, producing MPLNLVVQTAFLGDLLLSIPLLKKCREQWPQHKLALVCRKGFGDFFLKTHLVDQVFEIEKGNADSYAKIVEHIRYVEVDNLISPHESLRTAFFNAKIKAKHKISFQKSWNFLIYSKRTQKNAQLPDAMRQLSLLAPEDANLAKDLSDYTKEAKPFTAQEFGKLSAPPKWASMSLRHQVLELTDVYSSLKQRFDLQGFDEGKAVLIFPGSVWATKRWTEEGFINTGKALQQKGFKVYVMGGPGEEELAEKVAAAIPGSQSLAGKTKIIESAQLIARAALLIGNDSASTHLAAVCETPLIAVFGPTILEFGFRPWSAESYVVQTEGLPCRPCGKHGHKVCPIGTHVCMKNISAEDVLRTAGFILRS
- a CDS encoding glycosyltransferase family 9 protein gives rise to the protein MLIVHLGALGAVVRSTSLLKALKRKYPSSMITWVTDAPAHHLLKNHPAIDRVLTTGEADLLQLGALEFEVAFVIDKSLKAAGVLKRTSVDQVFGFKVDTRNGAILPATEAATELWELGLNNHKKFFENKKPETQLMIEALELGPYQRDDYWLPLTTDEENLRQQRRSAFLAKNNKSYVIGLNTGCSNVISYKKLTVEYHRDLIRRLHQEFPEAEVVLLGGPEDTKRNQEIAQDLNVISTATESGLRDGLVSVAACDIVVTGDSLGMHMAISQKAQVIAWFGPTCAHEIDLYDRGVHILTKSPCSPCWKRTCEKSIMCYDQVSLEEIVNALKSSRANSLSWRSSALHSAAEEVPGAVAPA
- a CDS encoding glutathione S-transferase family protein, whose amino-acid sequence is MKLIIGDKNLSTWSWRAWLALHSFNIPFVETVVLLDKPSTQKEILKYSPSGRIPCLIDGDLTIWDSLAILEYLNEKYPEKRMWPQELKSRAWARSVVAEMHSGFAELRKAMPGNIAKRIMKDATDISADIQRIEQIWSECRSAHAASGPYLFGDWSIADCFYAPVVFRFQSYGVTLSGTAEEYRQMMLKHPSLIELERQALAEVKET
- a CDS encoding sigma-54-dependent transcriptional regulator, whose translation is MMNKLHTLIVDDEAELRRSVISILKSTMPEIDFTIDEASTGKEALEKVKQQQWDLVLMDVKMPEMNGIEALTAIKEHDPRTFVVLMTAHSNLHDAVVAIKEGAYDYVEKPVNPQQLTEIVRKSQEARDLVSSLALSNPVFDDDIESEFVGGSSKMKEVFNLIYRLCKVDTTVLVRGENGTGKELVAKAIHFNSPRKSGSFVAINCGAIPESLMESELFGHEKGAFTGAVERKIGKFQMANNGTLFLDEIGELRPDMQVKLLRVLQERKFTPVGGTREVKTTTRIIAATNRNLEKMMEEGTFREDLFYRLNVMPIFLPPLRERIDDIEALTQNFIKKFSKQHGRTINGVTDEVLTLLKAYRWPGNIRELENVIERAFIVENSHQITVDSLPESLKLAPKESPDKTASVGYSGPLDFDAFKEEMEKEFIMSALKANNGRINQTVAQANIPKNTLLRKIRKYGINVKDFTTEE
- a CDS encoding cyclic nucleotide-binding domain-containing protein, with the translated sequence MMSFHIDSSLDPLSRLKFGKLKAVFIRYDCCMKLEKEMVQLKPLQLSPSGDGGTLTVLETRQSYRLHSLHYSYLDVLRNSGSIEGMIQFFLGQGWLVSFRELYSLLQFLVEEGILMNASFKNYFSGLAPKEVRFQSASFAPGTATSVRAEDLPFFRSLEPQLAQFLLQKSERLRVPANTRITQAGQHDRDLYILLKGHASIYRVLDEKRRQLVATLSSGSIFGERSFLLNQPRTADVITTMGCEVLRVRHLPEFDQLIKTDKAQSLQHRFWVLQALASSPFFKDLPNESLDSLIFSGTLKQAPAHQTLFQEGQPGNACYILVQGNVVISQRGKNINVLGQGSCFGEISLLMSGGQRTATVTTQQDSVFLEIGQQNFYRVLAQNLFLAKEVETLAHQRLQSDALRK